In Myotis daubentonii chromosome 16, mMyoDau2.1, whole genome shotgun sequence, one DNA window encodes the following:
- the CASKIN2 gene encoding caskin-2 isoform X1, translating into MGREQDLILAVKNGDVTGVQKLVAKVKAAKTKLLGSTKRLNVNYQDADGFSALHHAALGGSLELIALLLEAQATVDIKDSNGMRPLHYAAWQGRLEPVRLLLRAAAAVNAASLDGQIPLHLAAQYGHYEVSEMLLQHQSNPCLVNKAKKTPLDLACEFGRLKVAQLLLNSHLCVALLEGEAKDPCDPNYTTPLHLAAKNGHREVIRQLLRAGIEINRQTKTGTALHEAALYGKTEVVRLLLEGGVDVNIRNTYNQTALDIVNQFTTSQASREIKQLLREASGILKVRALKDFWNLHDPTALNVRAGDVITVLEQHPDGRWKGHIHESQRGTDRVGYFPPGIVEVVSKRVGILAPRLPSAPTPLRPNFSRTPQPPADDSLHPLTYGQLPRVGLSPDSPAGDRNSVGSEGSVGSIRSAGSGQSSEGTNGHGTGLLIENAQPLPSAGEDQGLPGLHPPSLAGRKGSLSHRPLANCHSGEQLFTQDVRPEQLLEGKDAQAIYNWLSEFQLEGYTAHFLQAGYDVPTISRMTPEDLTAIGVTKPGHRKKIASEIAQLSITEWLPNYIPADLLEWLCALGLPQYHKKLLSSGYDSMGLVADLTWEELQEIGVNKLGHQKKLMLGVKRLAELRRGLLHGEAAGEGGRRLARGPELMAIEGLENGDGPAAAGPRLLTFQGSELSPELQAAMAGGGPEPLPLPPARSPSQESIGARSRGSGHSQEQPAPQPSSGDPSTPQERNLPEGTERPPKLCSPLPGQGPPGYVFMYPQGSPSSPAPGPPPGAPRAFSYLAGPPAAPPDPPRPKRRSHSLSRPGPAEGEAEGEAEGPVGSALGSYATLTRRPGRSTLARASPSQTPVRGAPRSQSFALRARRKGPPPPPPKRLSSVPGPTPEPPPLDGSLGPKEGAPGPRRRTLSEPAGPSEPPGPPAPAGPASDTEEEEDPGPEGTPPSRGSSGEGLPFAEEGNLTIKQRPKPAGPPSRETPVPTGLDFNLTESDTVKRRPKCREREPLQTALLAFGVATAMPSPSAPVPSQTPSESPLASPCPPQPDPSSLPTPGAAAPLPPSPPTPPSKPPCPGPALENSAGSRQRGEPEPPAPPAALIKVPGAGTAPKPVSVACTQLAFSGPKLAPRLGPRPVPPPRPESTAVVGSGQAQQRLERTSSSLAAALRAAEKSIGAEEREGPPSTSTKHILDDISTMFDALADQLDAMLD; encoded by the exons ATGGGTCGTGAACAGGACCTGATCCTTGCCGTCAAGAACGGAGATGTGACTGGTGTGCAGAAACTGGTGGCTAAAGTCAAGGCTGCAAAGACCA AGCTCCTCGGCTCCACGAAGAGACTCAACGTCAACTACCAGGACGCTGATGG GTTCTCTGCCCTGCACCACGCCGCCTTGGGGGGCAGCCTGGAGCTCATTGCCTTGCTGCTGGAGGCTCAGGCCACTGTGGACATCAAGGACAGCAATG GCATGCGTCCGCTGCACTATGCCGCCTGGCAGGGCCGGCTGGAGCCCGTGCGGCTGCTGCTGCGGGCCGCTGCGGCCGTCAACGCCGCGTCTCTGGACGGGCAGATCCCGCTGCACCTGGCGGCCCAGTATGGCCACTACGAAGTG tcaGAAATGCTCCTCCAGCATCAGTCCAACCCCTGCCTGGTCAACAAGGCCAAGAAGACGCCCCTGGACCTGGCCTGCGAGTTCGGGCGGCTCAAG GTGGCCCAGCTGCTACTGAACAGCCACTTATGTGTGGCCCTGCTGGAGGGCGAGGCCAAGGACCCGTGTGATCCCAACTACACCACACCCTTGCACTTGGCTGCCAAGAACGGCCACAGAGAGGTCATCAG GCAGCTGCTGAGAGCGGGGATTGAGATCAACCGCCAGACCAAAACGGGCACGGCGCTGCACGAGGCCGCGCTGTATGGCAAGACCGAGGTGGTGCGGCTGCTCCTGGAG GGCGGGGTGGACGTGAACATTCGCAACACGTACAACCAGACGGCACTGGACATCGTGAATCAGTTCACCACCTCCCAGGCCAGCCGGGAGATCAAGCAGCTGCTGCGGG AGGCCTCGGGGATCCTGAAGGTTCGAGCGCTCAAGGACTTCTGGAACCTCCATGACCCCACTGCCCTCAATGTCCGGGCAGGGGACGTCATTACG GTGCTAGAGCAGCATCCTGATGGCCGCTGGAAGGGCCACATCCACGAGAGCCAGAGGGGCACGGACCGTGTGGGCTACTTCCCCCCGGGCATTGTCGAGGTGGTCAGCAAGCGGGTGGGCATCCTTgcgccccgcctcccctctgcACCCACACCCCTGCGCCCGAACTTTTCTCGGACACCGCAGCCCCCGGCTGACGactccctgcaccctctcacctATGGCCAGCTCCCTCGGGTGGGCCTCAGCCCAGACAGCCCAG CAGGTGACAGGAATAGCGTGGGTAGTGAGGGCAGTGTGGGCAGTATCcgcagtgctggcagcgggcagagTTCCGAGGGCACCAACGGCCACGGCACTGGGCTCCTGATTGAGAACGCCCAG CCGCTTCCCTCTGCTGGAGAGGACCAAGGGCTGCCGGGACTGCACCCCCCATCCCTGGCAGGTAGGAAAG GCAGCCTGAGCCACCGCCCTCTGGCCAACTGTCACTCTGGGGAGCAGCTCTTCACCCAGGACGTGAGGCCGGAGCAGCTGCTGGAGGGGAAG GATGCCCAGGCCATTTATAACTGGCTCAGTGAGTTCCAGCTGGAGGGCTATACCGCCCACTTCCTGCAGGCCGGCTACGACGTGCCAACCATCAGCCGCATGACGCCCGAG GACCTGACGGCCATCGGGGTGACCAAGCCTGGGCACAGGAAGAAGATCGCCTCCGAGATCGCCCAGCTCAGCATCACCGAGTGGCTGCCCAACTACATCCCG GCGGACCTGCTGGAGTGGCTGTGCGCGCTGGGGCTGCCGCAGTACCACAAGAAGCTGCTGAGCAGCGGCTACGACTCCATGGGGCTGGTGGCCGACCTCAcctgggaggagctgcaggagatCGGCGTCAACAAGCTTG GTCATCAGAAGAAGCTCATGCTGGGTGTGAAGCGTCTGGCAGAGCTCCGGCGGGGCCTGCTGCACGGGGAGGCCGCAGGCGAGGGCGGCCGCCGACTGGCCAGGGGCCCCGAGCTGATGGCCATCGAGGGGCTGGAGAATGGGGACGGACCTGCTGCGGCTGGCCCACGCCTTCTCACCTTTCAGGGCAGCGAGCTGAGCCCAGAGCTACAGGCAGCCATGGCGGGGGGCGGCCCTGaaccactccccctgccccctgcccgctcCCCAAGCCAGGAGAGCATTGGAGCTCGCTCACGGGGGTCTGGCCACTCACAGGAACagcctgcccctcagcccagcagtGGAGACCCTAGCACCCCACAGGAAAGGAACCTTCCGGAGGGCACAGAGCGGCCCCCTAAGCTTTGTTCCCCACTTCCTGGCCAAGGGCCTCCTGGTTATGTTTTTATGTACCCCCAGGGCtcaccctccagcccagccccagggccacctccgGGTGCCCCCCGAGCCTTCTCGTACTTGGCTGGCCCCCCTGCTGCTCCTCCAGACCCTCCTCGGCCCAAGCGCCGGTCCCACAGCCTGAGCCGCCCGGGCCCAGCTGAGGGGGAAGCCGAGGGGGAGGCCGAAGGGCCGGTGGGCAGTGCTTTGGGCAGTTACGCCACCCTCACCCGGCGACCAGGACGCAGCACCCTCGCCCGGGCCAGCCCTAGCCAGACCCCAGTTCGAGGAGCTCCCCGTAGCCAGTCCTTTGCCCTTCGGGCCCGACGCAAAGgccccccaccacctcctccaaAGCGCCTCAGCTCTGTCCCTGGCCCCACCCCGGAGCCACCTCCACTAGATGGAAGCCTAGGGCCCAAAGAGGGGGCCCCGGGGCCCCGAAGGCGAACACTGAGTGAACCAGCTGGCCCATCAGAGCCCCCGGGCCCACCTGCCCCAGCGGGCCCCGCATCAGACACGGAGGAAGAGGAGGATCCGGGGCCCgaggggacccccccatcccGGGGCAGCTCAGGGGAAGGGCTCCCGTTTGCGGAGGAGGGGAACCTGACTATCAAACAGCGGCCCAAGCCGGCCGGGCCCCCATCCCGGGAGACGCCAGTGCCCACCGGCCTCGACTTCAACCTCACAGAGTCAGACACTGTTAAGCGGAGGCCCAAATGCCGGGAGAGAGAGCCGCTGCAGACGGCACTTCTGGCCTTCGGAGTGGCCACTGCCatgcccagcccctctgcccccgTGCCCTCCCAGACCCCCAGCGAGTCCCCTCTGGCTTCTCCCTGCCCTCCTCAGCCAGACCCTAGCAGCCTTCCAACTCCAGGagctgcagcccctctccctcccagccctcccaccccgccctccaagcccccctgccctgggccagctcTGGAGAACTCGGCAGGCAGTCGGCAGCGTGGGGAACCGGAGCCCCCAGCTCCGCCCGCTGCCCTCATCAAGGTGCCTGGAGCAG GAACAGCTCCCAAGCCTGTGTCTGTGGCCTGCACCCAGCTGGCATTTTCTGGCCCTAAGCTGGCTCCCCGACTTGGCCCCCGCCCTGTACCGCCTCCCCGTCCAGAGAGCACGGCAGTTGTGGGCTCGGGCCAGGCCCAGCAGAGACTGGAACGGACCAGCTCGTCCCTGGCAGCCGCACTGCGGGCCGCAGAGAAGAGCATTGGCGCTGAGGAGCGAGAGGG CCCCCCCAGCACCTCCACCAAGCACATCCTGGATGACATCAGCACCATGTTTGACGCCCTGGCTGACCAGCTGGACGCCATGCTGGACTGA
- the CASKIN2 gene encoding caskin-2 isoform X2, with protein MGREQDLILAVKNGDVTGVQKLVAKVKAAKTKLLGSTKRLNVNYQDADGFSALHHAALGGSLELIALLLEAQATVDIKDSNGMRPLHYAAWQGRLEPVRLLLRAAAAVNAASLDGQIPLHLAAQYGHYEVSEMLLQHQSNPCLVNKAKKTPLDLACEFGRLKVAQLLLNSHLCVALLEGEAKDPCDPNYTTPLHLAAKNGHREVIRQLLRAGIEINRQTKTGTALHEAALYGKTEVVRLLLEGGVDVNIRNTYNQTALDIVNQFTTSQASREIKQLLREASGILKVRALKDFWNLHDPTALNVRAGDVITVLEQHPDGRWKGHIHESQRGTDRVGYFPPGIVEVVSKRVGILAPRLPSAPTPLRPNFSRTPQPPADDSLHPLTYGQLPRVGLSPDSPGDRNSVGSEGSVGSIRSAGSGQSSEGTNGHGTGLLIENAQPLPSAGEDQGLPGLHPPSLAGRKGSLSHRPLANCHSGEQLFTQDVRPEQLLEGKDAQAIYNWLSEFQLEGYTAHFLQAGYDVPTISRMTPEDLTAIGVTKPGHRKKIASEIAQLSITEWLPNYIPADLLEWLCALGLPQYHKKLLSSGYDSMGLVADLTWEELQEIGVNKLGHQKKLMLGVKRLAELRRGLLHGEAAGEGGRRLARGPELMAIEGLENGDGPAAAGPRLLTFQGSELSPELQAAMAGGGPEPLPLPPARSPSQESIGARSRGSGHSQEQPAPQPSSGDPSTPQERNLPEGTERPPKLCSPLPGQGPPGYVFMYPQGSPSSPAPGPPPGAPRAFSYLAGPPAAPPDPPRPKRRSHSLSRPGPAEGEAEGEAEGPVGSALGSYATLTRRPGRSTLARASPSQTPVRGAPRSQSFALRARRKGPPPPPPKRLSSVPGPTPEPPPLDGSLGPKEGAPGPRRRTLSEPAGPSEPPGPPAPAGPASDTEEEEDPGPEGTPPSRGSSGEGLPFAEEGNLTIKQRPKPAGPPSRETPVPTGLDFNLTESDTVKRRPKCREREPLQTALLAFGVATAMPSPSAPVPSQTPSESPLASPCPPQPDPSSLPTPGAAAPLPPSPPTPPSKPPCPGPALENSAGSRQRGEPEPPAPPAALIKVPGAGTAPKPVSVACTQLAFSGPKLAPRLGPRPVPPPRPESTAVVGSGQAQQRLERTSSSLAAALRAAEKSIGAEEREGPPSTSTKHILDDISTMFDALADQLDAMLD; from the exons ATGGGTCGTGAACAGGACCTGATCCTTGCCGTCAAGAACGGAGATGTGACTGGTGTGCAGAAACTGGTGGCTAAAGTCAAGGCTGCAAAGACCA AGCTCCTCGGCTCCACGAAGAGACTCAACGTCAACTACCAGGACGCTGATGG GTTCTCTGCCCTGCACCACGCCGCCTTGGGGGGCAGCCTGGAGCTCATTGCCTTGCTGCTGGAGGCTCAGGCCACTGTGGACATCAAGGACAGCAATG GCATGCGTCCGCTGCACTATGCCGCCTGGCAGGGCCGGCTGGAGCCCGTGCGGCTGCTGCTGCGGGCCGCTGCGGCCGTCAACGCCGCGTCTCTGGACGGGCAGATCCCGCTGCACCTGGCGGCCCAGTATGGCCACTACGAAGTG tcaGAAATGCTCCTCCAGCATCAGTCCAACCCCTGCCTGGTCAACAAGGCCAAGAAGACGCCCCTGGACCTGGCCTGCGAGTTCGGGCGGCTCAAG GTGGCCCAGCTGCTACTGAACAGCCACTTATGTGTGGCCCTGCTGGAGGGCGAGGCCAAGGACCCGTGTGATCCCAACTACACCACACCCTTGCACTTGGCTGCCAAGAACGGCCACAGAGAGGTCATCAG GCAGCTGCTGAGAGCGGGGATTGAGATCAACCGCCAGACCAAAACGGGCACGGCGCTGCACGAGGCCGCGCTGTATGGCAAGACCGAGGTGGTGCGGCTGCTCCTGGAG GGCGGGGTGGACGTGAACATTCGCAACACGTACAACCAGACGGCACTGGACATCGTGAATCAGTTCACCACCTCCCAGGCCAGCCGGGAGATCAAGCAGCTGCTGCGGG AGGCCTCGGGGATCCTGAAGGTTCGAGCGCTCAAGGACTTCTGGAACCTCCATGACCCCACTGCCCTCAATGTCCGGGCAGGGGACGTCATTACG GTGCTAGAGCAGCATCCTGATGGCCGCTGGAAGGGCCACATCCACGAGAGCCAGAGGGGCACGGACCGTGTGGGCTACTTCCCCCCGGGCATTGTCGAGGTGGTCAGCAAGCGGGTGGGCATCCTTgcgccccgcctcccctctgcACCCACACCCCTGCGCCCGAACTTTTCTCGGACACCGCAGCCCCCGGCTGACGactccctgcaccctctcacctATGGCCAGCTCCCTCGGGTGGGCCTCAGCCCAGACAGCCCAG GTGACAGGAATAGCGTGGGTAGTGAGGGCAGTGTGGGCAGTATCcgcagtgctggcagcgggcagagTTCCGAGGGCACCAACGGCCACGGCACTGGGCTCCTGATTGAGAACGCCCAG CCGCTTCCCTCTGCTGGAGAGGACCAAGGGCTGCCGGGACTGCACCCCCCATCCCTGGCAGGTAGGAAAG GCAGCCTGAGCCACCGCCCTCTGGCCAACTGTCACTCTGGGGAGCAGCTCTTCACCCAGGACGTGAGGCCGGAGCAGCTGCTGGAGGGGAAG GATGCCCAGGCCATTTATAACTGGCTCAGTGAGTTCCAGCTGGAGGGCTATACCGCCCACTTCCTGCAGGCCGGCTACGACGTGCCAACCATCAGCCGCATGACGCCCGAG GACCTGACGGCCATCGGGGTGACCAAGCCTGGGCACAGGAAGAAGATCGCCTCCGAGATCGCCCAGCTCAGCATCACCGAGTGGCTGCCCAACTACATCCCG GCGGACCTGCTGGAGTGGCTGTGCGCGCTGGGGCTGCCGCAGTACCACAAGAAGCTGCTGAGCAGCGGCTACGACTCCATGGGGCTGGTGGCCGACCTCAcctgggaggagctgcaggagatCGGCGTCAACAAGCTTG GTCATCAGAAGAAGCTCATGCTGGGTGTGAAGCGTCTGGCAGAGCTCCGGCGGGGCCTGCTGCACGGGGAGGCCGCAGGCGAGGGCGGCCGCCGACTGGCCAGGGGCCCCGAGCTGATGGCCATCGAGGGGCTGGAGAATGGGGACGGACCTGCTGCGGCTGGCCCACGCCTTCTCACCTTTCAGGGCAGCGAGCTGAGCCCAGAGCTACAGGCAGCCATGGCGGGGGGCGGCCCTGaaccactccccctgccccctgcccgctcCCCAAGCCAGGAGAGCATTGGAGCTCGCTCACGGGGGTCTGGCCACTCACAGGAACagcctgcccctcagcccagcagtGGAGACCCTAGCACCCCACAGGAAAGGAACCTTCCGGAGGGCACAGAGCGGCCCCCTAAGCTTTGTTCCCCACTTCCTGGCCAAGGGCCTCCTGGTTATGTTTTTATGTACCCCCAGGGCtcaccctccagcccagccccagggccacctccgGGTGCCCCCCGAGCCTTCTCGTACTTGGCTGGCCCCCCTGCTGCTCCTCCAGACCCTCCTCGGCCCAAGCGCCGGTCCCACAGCCTGAGCCGCCCGGGCCCAGCTGAGGGGGAAGCCGAGGGGGAGGCCGAAGGGCCGGTGGGCAGTGCTTTGGGCAGTTACGCCACCCTCACCCGGCGACCAGGACGCAGCACCCTCGCCCGGGCCAGCCCTAGCCAGACCCCAGTTCGAGGAGCTCCCCGTAGCCAGTCCTTTGCCCTTCGGGCCCGACGCAAAGgccccccaccacctcctccaaAGCGCCTCAGCTCTGTCCCTGGCCCCACCCCGGAGCCACCTCCACTAGATGGAAGCCTAGGGCCCAAAGAGGGGGCCCCGGGGCCCCGAAGGCGAACACTGAGTGAACCAGCTGGCCCATCAGAGCCCCCGGGCCCACCTGCCCCAGCGGGCCCCGCATCAGACACGGAGGAAGAGGAGGATCCGGGGCCCgaggggacccccccatcccGGGGCAGCTCAGGGGAAGGGCTCCCGTTTGCGGAGGAGGGGAACCTGACTATCAAACAGCGGCCCAAGCCGGCCGGGCCCCCATCCCGGGAGACGCCAGTGCCCACCGGCCTCGACTTCAACCTCACAGAGTCAGACACTGTTAAGCGGAGGCCCAAATGCCGGGAGAGAGAGCCGCTGCAGACGGCACTTCTGGCCTTCGGAGTGGCCACTGCCatgcccagcccctctgcccccgTGCCCTCCCAGACCCCCAGCGAGTCCCCTCTGGCTTCTCCCTGCCCTCCTCAGCCAGACCCTAGCAGCCTTCCAACTCCAGGagctgcagcccctctccctcccagccctcccaccccgccctccaagcccccctgccctgggccagctcTGGAGAACTCGGCAGGCAGTCGGCAGCGTGGGGAACCGGAGCCCCCAGCTCCGCCCGCTGCCCTCATCAAGGTGCCTGGAGCAG GAACAGCTCCCAAGCCTGTGTCTGTGGCCTGCACCCAGCTGGCATTTTCTGGCCCTAAGCTGGCTCCCCGACTTGGCCCCCGCCCTGTACCGCCTCCCCGTCCAGAGAGCACGGCAGTTGTGGGCTCGGGCCAGGCCCAGCAGAGACTGGAACGGACCAGCTCGTCCCTGGCAGCCGCACTGCGGGCCGCAGAGAAGAGCATTGGCGCTGAGGAGCGAGAGGG CCCCCCCAGCACCTCCACCAAGCACATCCTGGATGACATCAGCACCATGTTTGACGCCCTGGCTGACCAGCTGGACGCCATGCTGGACTGA
- the CASKIN2 gene encoding caskin-2 isoform X3 encodes MGREQDLILAVKNGDVTGVQKLVAKVKAAKTKLLGSTKRLNVNYQDADGFSALHHAALGGSLELIALLLEAQATVDIKDSNGMRPLHYAAWQGRLEPVRLLLRAAAAVNAASLDGQIPLHLAAQYGHYEVSEMLLQHQSNPCLVNKAKKTPLDLACEFGRLKVAQLLLNSHLCVALLEGEAKDPCDPNYTTPLHLAAKNGHREVIRQLLRAGIEINRQTKTGTALHEAALYGKTEVVRLLLEGGVDVNIRNTYNQTALDIVNQFTTSQASREIKQLLREASGILKVRALKDFWNLHDPTALNVRAGDVITVLEQHPDGRWKGHIHESQRGTDRVGYFPPGIVEVVSKRVGILAPRLPSAPTPLRPNFSRTPQPPADDSLHPLTYGQLPRVGLSPDSPAGDRNSVGSEGSVGSIRSAGSGQSSEGTNGHGTGLLIENAQPLPSAGEDQGLPGLHPPSLAGSLSHRPLANCHSGEQLFTQDVRPEQLLEGKDAQAIYNWLSEFQLEGYTAHFLQAGYDVPTISRMTPEDLTAIGVTKPGHRKKIASEIAQLSITEWLPNYIPADLLEWLCALGLPQYHKKLLSSGYDSMGLVADLTWEELQEIGVNKLGHQKKLMLGVKRLAELRRGLLHGEAAGEGGRRLARGPELMAIEGLENGDGPAAAGPRLLTFQGSELSPELQAAMAGGGPEPLPLPPARSPSQESIGARSRGSGHSQEQPAPQPSSGDPSTPQERNLPEGTERPPKLCSPLPGQGPPGYVFMYPQGSPSSPAPGPPPGAPRAFSYLAGPPAAPPDPPRPKRRSHSLSRPGPAEGEAEGEAEGPVGSALGSYATLTRRPGRSTLARASPSQTPVRGAPRSQSFALRARRKGPPPPPPKRLSSVPGPTPEPPPLDGSLGPKEGAPGPRRRTLSEPAGPSEPPGPPAPAGPASDTEEEEDPGPEGTPPSRGSSGEGLPFAEEGNLTIKQRPKPAGPPSRETPVPTGLDFNLTESDTVKRRPKCREREPLQTALLAFGVATAMPSPSAPVPSQTPSESPLASPCPPQPDPSSLPTPGAAAPLPPSPPTPPSKPPCPGPALENSAGSRQRGEPEPPAPPAALIKVPGAGTAPKPVSVACTQLAFSGPKLAPRLGPRPVPPPRPESTAVVGSGQAQQRLERTSSSLAAALRAAEKSIGAEEREGPPSTSTKHILDDISTMFDALADQLDAMLD; translated from the exons ATGGGTCGTGAACAGGACCTGATCCTTGCCGTCAAGAACGGAGATGTGACTGGTGTGCAGAAACTGGTGGCTAAAGTCAAGGCTGCAAAGACCA AGCTCCTCGGCTCCACGAAGAGACTCAACGTCAACTACCAGGACGCTGATGG GTTCTCTGCCCTGCACCACGCCGCCTTGGGGGGCAGCCTGGAGCTCATTGCCTTGCTGCTGGAGGCTCAGGCCACTGTGGACATCAAGGACAGCAATG GCATGCGTCCGCTGCACTATGCCGCCTGGCAGGGCCGGCTGGAGCCCGTGCGGCTGCTGCTGCGGGCCGCTGCGGCCGTCAACGCCGCGTCTCTGGACGGGCAGATCCCGCTGCACCTGGCGGCCCAGTATGGCCACTACGAAGTG tcaGAAATGCTCCTCCAGCATCAGTCCAACCCCTGCCTGGTCAACAAGGCCAAGAAGACGCCCCTGGACCTGGCCTGCGAGTTCGGGCGGCTCAAG GTGGCCCAGCTGCTACTGAACAGCCACTTATGTGTGGCCCTGCTGGAGGGCGAGGCCAAGGACCCGTGTGATCCCAACTACACCACACCCTTGCACTTGGCTGCCAAGAACGGCCACAGAGAGGTCATCAG GCAGCTGCTGAGAGCGGGGATTGAGATCAACCGCCAGACCAAAACGGGCACGGCGCTGCACGAGGCCGCGCTGTATGGCAAGACCGAGGTGGTGCGGCTGCTCCTGGAG GGCGGGGTGGACGTGAACATTCGCAACACGTACAACCAGACGGCACTGGACATCGTGAATCAGTTCACCACCTCCCAGGCCAGCCGGGAGATCAAGCAGCTGCTGCGGG AGGCCTCGGGGATCCTGAAGGTTCGAGCGCTCAAGGACTTCTGGAACCTCCATGACCCCACTGCCCTCAATGTCCGGGCAGGGGACGTCATTACG GTGCTAGAGCAGCATCCTGATGGCCGCTGGAAGGGCCACATCCACGAGAGCCAGAGGGGCACGGACCGTGTGGGCTACTTCCCCCCGGGCATTGTCGAGGTGGTCAGCAAGCGGGTGGGCATCCTTgcgccccgcctcccctctgcACCCACACCCCTGCGCCCGAACTTTTCTCGGACACCGCAGCCCCCGGCTGACGactccctgcaccctctcacctATGGCCAGCTCCCTCGGGTGGGCCTCAGCCCAGACAGCCCAG CAGGTGACAGGAATAGCGTGGGTAGTGAGGGCAGTGTGGGCAGTATCcgcagtgctggcagcgggcagagTTCCGAGGGCACCAACGGCCACGGCACTGGGCTCCTGATTGAGAACGCCCAG CCGCTTCCCTCTGCTGGAGAGGACCAAGGGCTGCCGGGACTGCACCCCCCATCCCTGGCAG GCAGCCTGAGCCACCGCCCTCTGGCCAACTGTCACTCTGGGGAGCAGCTCTTCACCCAGGACGTGAGGCCGGAGCAGCTGCTGGAGGGGAAG GATGCCCAGGCCATTTATAACTGGCTCAGTGAGTTCCAGCTGGAGGGCTATACCGCCCACTTCCTGCAGGCCGGCTACGACGTGCCAACCATCAGCCGCATGACGCCCGAG GACCTGACGGCCATCGGGGTGACCAAGCCTGGGCACAGGAAGAAGATCGCCTCCGAGATCGCCCAGCTCAGCATCACCGAGTGGCTGCCCAACTACATCCCG GCGGACCTGCTGGAGTGGCTGTGCGCGCTGGGGCTGCCGCAGTACCACAAGAAGCTGCTGAGCAGCGGCTACGACTCCATGGGGCTGGTGGCCGACCTCAcctgggaggagctgcaggagatCGGCGTCAACAAGCTTG GTCATCAGAAGAAGCTCATGCTGGGTGTGAAGCGTCTGGCAGAGCTCCGGCGGGGCCTGCTGCACGGGGAGGCCGCAGGCGAGGGCGGCCGCCGACTGGCCAGGGGCCCCGAGCTGATGGCCATCGAGGGGCTGGAGAATGGGGACGGACCTGCTGCGGCTGGCCCACGCCTTCTCACCTTTCAGGGCAGCGAGCTGAGCCCAGAGCTACAGGCAGCCATGGCGGGGGGCGGCCCTGaaccactccccctgccccctgcccgctcCCCAAGCCAGGAGAGCATTGGAGCTCGCTCACGGGGGTCTGGCCACTCACAGGAACagcctgcccctcagcccagcagtGGAGACCCTAGCACCCCACAGGAAAGGAACCTTCCGGAGGGCACAGAGCGGCCCCCTAAGCTTTGTTCCCCACTTCCTGGCCAAGGGCCTCCTGGTTATGTTTTTATGTACCCCCAGGGCtcaccctccagcccagccccagggccacctccgGGTGCCCCCCGAGCCTTCTCGTACTTGGCTGGCCCCCCTGCTGCTCCTCCAGACCCTCCTCGGCCCAAGCGCCGGTCCCACAGCCTGAGCCGCCCGGGCCCAGCTGAGGGGGAAGCCGAGGGGGAGGCCGAAGGGCCGGTGGGCAGTGCTTTGGGCAGTTACGCCACCCTCACCCGGCGACCAGGACGCAGCACCCTCGCCCGGGCCAGCCCTAGCCAGACCCCAGTTCGAGGAGCTCCCCGTAGCCAGTCCTTTGCCCTTCGGGCCCGACGCAAAGgccccccaccacctcctccaaAGCGCCTCAGCTCTGTCCCTGGCCCCACCCCGGAGCCACCTCCACTAGATGGAAGCCTAGGGCCCAAAGAGGGGGCCCCGGGGCCCCGAAGGCGAACACTGAGTGAACCAGCTGGCCCATCAGAGCCCCCGGGCCCACCTGCCCCAGCGGGCCCCGCATCAGACACGGAGGAAGAGGAGGATCCGGGGCCCgaggggacccccccatcccGGGGCAGCTCAGGGGAAGGGCTCCCGTTTGCGGAGGAGGGGAACCTGACTATCAAACAGCGGCCCAAGCCGGCCGGGCCCCCATCCCGGGAGACGCCAGTGCCCACCGGCCTCGACTTCAACCTCACAGAGTCAGACACTGTTAAGCGGAGGCCCAAATGCCGGGAGAGAGAGCCGCTGCAGACGGCACTTCTGGCCTTCGGAGTGGCCACTGCCatgcccagcccctctgcccccgTGCCCTCCCAGACCCCCAGCGAGTCCCCTCTGGCTTCTCCCTGCCCTCCTCAGCCAGACCCTAGCAGCCTTCCAACTCCAGGagctgcagcccctctccctcccagccctcccaccccgccctccaagcccccctgccctgggccagctcTGGAGAACTCGGCAGGCAGTCGGCAGCGTGGGGAACCGGAGCCCCCAGCTCCGCCCGCTGCCCTCATCAAGGTGCCTGGAGCAG GAACAGCTCCCAAGCCTGTGTCTGTGGCCTGCACCCAGCTGGCATTTTCTGGCCCTAAGCTGGCTCCCCGACTTGGCCCCCGCCCTGTACCGCCTCCCCGTCCAGAGAGCACGGCAGTTGTGGGCTCGGGCCAGGCCCAGCAGAGACTGGAACGGACCAGCTCGTCCCTGGCAGCCGCACTGCGGGCCGCAGAGAAGAGCATTGGCGCTGAGGAGCGAGAGGG CCCCCCCAGCACCTCCACCAAGCACATCCTGGATGACATCAGCACCATGTTTGACGCCCTGGCTGACCAGCTGGACGCCATGCTGGACTGA